The Ochrobactrum quorumnocens genome has a segment encoding these proteins:
- a CDS encoding cysteine hydrolase family protein, which yields MSKRAILVVDLQNEYWPSGNLPLYGIAAAATNAARVMDHARAKGDLVVNIRHEMAGASFFVPGSEGAKINQAVLPKDDEAVITKHFPNSFRETGLSNLLKENGIEDVVVVGAMSHMCVDATVRAANDLGYKTTTIHDACATLDLNFNGITTPAEQVHAAMMAALSFGYGDVISTDTFLAR from the coding sequence ATGTCGAAGCGCGCTATTCTGGTCGTCGACCTCCAAAACGAATATTGGCCGTCGGGCAACCTTCCGCTCTATGGCATCGCCGCCGCCGCCACCAATGCTGCCCGCGTCATGGATCATGCCCGAGCGAAAGGTGATCTGGTCGTTAACATTCGCCATGAGATGGCCGGAGCGTCATTCTTCGTGCCCGGCAGTGAGGGTGCCAAGATTAATCAAGCCGTACTGCCGAAGGATGATGAGGCCGTCATCACCAAGCACTTCCCTAACTCATTCCGCGAAACCGGGTTGTCCAATCTGCTCAAGGAAAACGGCATTGAGGACGTCGTGGTCGTCGGCGCGATGAGCCATATGTGTGTTGATGCGACGGTGCGCGCAGCCAACGATCTCGGGTACAAAACAACGACGATCCACGATGCCTGCGCAACGCTTGATTTGAACTTCAACGGCATCACCACTCCAGCAGAACAAGTGCACGCAGCAATGATGGCAGCGCTTTCCTTTGGCTATGGCGACGTGATATCTACCGACACCTTCCTCGCTCGCTAA
- a CDS encoding nuclear transport factor 2 family protein, protein MTQSNMYFDLVRNTIRMIEDWFSGADNRDELYKELMAVFAADFTMITMGGTELGYPEISAFFKAQAGAKSGLKIKLENMSIIYENSDGALVTYHEIQEDLCHGPRKRLATAYLTKIDTRLQWNHLHETSVAQI, encoded by the coding sequence ATGACTCAATCAAATATGTATTTTGACCTCGTCCGAAACACAATCAGAATGATTGAGGACTGGTTTAGCGGTGCGGATAACAGAGATGAACTTTATAAAGAACTCATGGCTGTTTTTGCAGCAGATTTCACAATGATCACTATGGGGGGGACAGAACTCGGCTATCCTGAAATTAGTGCGTTTTTTAAAGCACAGGCCGGAGCAAAATCCGGGCTGAAAATCAAACTCGAAAATATGTCTATTATATATGAAAACTCTGATGGTGCGCTTGTAACCTATCACGAAATTCAGGAAGATTTATGCCATGGACCGAGGAAACGTTTGGCAACCGCATATCTGACAAAAATAGATACGCGATTGCAATGGAACCATTTACATGAAACATCTGTTGCCCAGATCTGA
- a CDS encoding MFS transporter: MSYRIKIATVYMLGFFLDLINLFVASVAYPHIASDLDTDVTELSWIGTGYILGLTLIIPLSSWLSKRYGARNTLLLSLALFTFGTAGAGMAGSTHLLIAWRVLQGLGGGLLIPVGQTLTYQHYRSDERAGLSSFIMLIALFAPALSPVAGGIIVDYLGWRWIFFLNLPLALLTLCLAAFWLKTDKQHTQPLPSFDFYSFFTGSLGLVFLLVGLSQLTNKETFHSGTFGVLTGLTAIAVFIKINLKKTPPVLNLRLTNDLLMRTSMLVYLFIPGVFIGISMITMLYLQSVLGMPAADTGLLMLPWSLTSFIAISLTGKFYNQCGPRPLFVVGCILQGFGIALLSQTHKPDQYPLFIIAFALMGFGGSLCSSTAQSTAFLKVQSPDLADASAIWNINRQLAFAFGIALLSLFLNIVLSWYGVSDVTNPSETAVAIQAFHTCFLIIALTALIPLAICTQLPNREILDNVQSQK, translated from the coding sequence ATGTCATACCGGATTAAAATCGCTACTGTTTATATGCTGGGTTTCTTTCTGGACCTTATTAATCTCTTCGTAGCGAGTGTCGCTTATCCGCACATTGCGAGCGATCTTGATACGGATGTTACCGAGCTTAGCTGGATCGGCACGGGCTACATTCTCGGCCTCACCTTGATCATTCCTTTGAGCAGTTGGCTGTCCAAACGCTACGGCGCGAGAAACACATTGCTACTATCCCTGGCGCTATTTACATTTGGAACAGCTGGTGCAGGTATGGCTGGATCGACCCACCTGCTGATCGCATGGCGGGTGTTGCAGGGATTGGGCGGCGGCTTACTTATTCCAGTTGGCCAGACATTAACATATCAGCATTACCGGTCTGATGAACGAGCGGGACTGTCTTCTTTCATCATGTTGATTGCCTTGTTCGCGCCTGCTCTTTCTCCTGTAGCAGGTGGCATCATTGTAGATTACCTCGGCTGGCGCTGGATATTCTTTCTCAATTTGCCCTTGGCACTGTTAACACTCTGTCTTGCAGCTTTCTGGCTTAAAACAGATAAGCAACATACCCAACCTCTTCCTTCCTTTGATTTTTACAGCTTTTTCACCGGATCTCTAGGATTGGTATTTTTACTAGTCGGCCTATCGCAACTCACCAATAAGGAGACGTTTCATAGCGGAACATTTGGCGTTTTAACCGGGCTGACCGCAATAGCAGTCTTCATCAAGATCAACCTGAAAAAGACACCGCCGGTACTAAATTTACGCCTAACTAATGACCTTCTGATGAGAACATCAATGCTCGTCTATTTGTTTATTCCTGGTGTGTTTATCGGCATCAGTATGATTACAATGCTCTATCTTCAATCGGTCTTGGGAATGCCCGCGGCAGATACCGGTCTTCTGATGCTCCCGTGGTCACTGACTTCTTTTATTGCAATCAGCTTGACCGGAAAATTCTATAATCAATGCGGGCCACGTCCGCTATTTGTTGTCGGCTGCATACTTCAAGGCTTTGGGATTGCTTTACTTTCTCAAACGCATAAACCAGATCAATACCCACTGTTTATTATCGCTTTCGCTCTAATGGGGTTCGGCGGCAGTCTGTGCAGCAGCACAGCGCAAAGCACCGCCTTTTTAAAGGTTCAATCACCCGACCTGGCAGATGCTAGTGCGATCTGGAATATCAACCGGCAACTAGCTTTTGCTTTCGGCATTGCGCTTCTTTCGTTGTTTCTGAACATAGTTTTATCATGGTACGGCGTAAGCGATGTAACCAATCCATCTGAGACTGCAGTTGCAATACAAGCCTTTCACACCTGTTTCCTGATCATCGCCCTAACTGCTTTGATCCCACTTGCCATATGCACGCAACTACCGAACCGCGAAATTCTTGACAATGTTCAATCCCAAAAGTAA
- a CDS encoding GSU2403 family nucleotidyltransferase fold protein, which yields MLHKSGVPVTIQAPERFAMHKMIVSTCWRRDATGILEP from the coding sequence ATGCTTCACAAAAGCGGCGTGCCTGTCACAATTCAGGCACCTGAACGCTTTGCCATGCATAAGATGATCGTCAGCACTTGCTGGCGAAGAGATGCCACGGGGATACTCGAACCGTGA
- a CDS encoding LysR family transcriptional regulator, with the protein MLNLQRVNIFVAVVDSGSFTAAAKLLGHTRAVISFNIKQLESDLDVSLLTRTTRRLMLTEAGQRFYTHGRRLLQDASLAEEDVRSGHQGLNGLLRITTTQEYGVYKIVPKLAAFSQMHPQLKIEHSASSHHANLVAERFDIAIRLGQIADTGYRAALVETFSVVPVASPDYLRSVDAQEPINLHDLKALRWMAHSRLDTPLIWKVQTPNKIQEVLDMQTEAAITADSSSALREFALRGAGAALLPEWLIADDIAAGRLLHLLPDYRFPTQAVSAIYPNTRHIPAKVRAFIDFLKKADER; encoded by the coding sequence ATGCTCAATTTACAACGGGTCAATATTTTCGTAGCGGTTGTTGATAGCGGATCATTTACAGCGGCGGCAAAGCTGCTTGGTCACACACGGGCGGTTATCAGTTTCAACATCAAGCAACTCGAGTCTGATCTCGATGTGTCTTTACTTACCCGTACGACACGACGTTTAATGCTGACTGAGGCGGGGCAGAGGTTTTACACGCACGGACGGAGGCTGCTGCAAGACGCATCTTTGGCTGAGGAAGACGTGCGGAGCGGGCATCAAGGGCTGAATGGACTTTTACGGATCACAACCACTCAGGAGTACGGGGTTTATAAAATCGTTCCCAAACTCGCGGCATTTTCTCAAATGCACCCACAATTGAAAATAGAACACAGTGCATCTTCACATCACGCTAATCTGGTTGCGGAACGATTTGATATTGCAATACGTCTTGGTCAAATTGCTGATACAGGCTATCGTGCGGCGCTGGTCGAGACTTTTTCAGTTGTTCCAGTTGCCTCGCCGGACTATCTGAGAAGTGTTGATGCGCAAGAGCCTATCAACCTGCATGATCTCAAAGCTTTACGGTGGATGGCACATAGCCGTTTGGATACGCCGTTAATCTGGAAAGTTCAAACGCCAAATAAAATCCAAGAAGTGCTGGATATGCAAACAGAGGCAGCGATAACAGCAGACAGTTCTTCAGCATTGCGGGAATTCGCGCTGCGCGGAGCCGGAGCGGCATTGTTGCCTGAATGGTTGATAGCTGATGACATCGCAGCAGGTCGCTTGCTCCACTTACTGCCGGATTATCGCTTTCCGACGCAAGCAGTGTCTGCGATTTATCCGAACACACGTCATATACCGGCAAAGGTCAGAGCGTTTATTGATTTCTTGAAAAAGGCGGACGAGCGATAA